From the genome of Malus domestica chromosome 04, GDT2T_hap1, one region includes:
- the LOC103433734 gene encoding zinc finger CCCH domain-containing protein 1 → MADSGGNPEPGKVCNFIPKSSMKQNIRKRRPHEDEEEDNSTYGGTSFPSQRKAAKPDGKLYFSSGPAKSSTSDGSAIFEFKSSKEIQVENDSRATATLETETEFSRDARAVRERVLKQAEEALQGTSKETGNEKLYKGIHGYTDYKAGFRRELTVASEKAGGSHGPLRASAHIRATTRFDYQPDICKDYKETGYCGYGDSCKFMHDRGDYKSGWQMEREWEEAEKTRKRNLALGQDDVDQSEDDDDDDDEDGSLPFACFICRKPFVDPVVTKCNHYFCEHCALKHHSKNKKCFVCNKPTLGIFNTAHEVRKRMAAEGK, encoded by the exons ATGGCGGATTCAGGTGGAAATCCAGAACCTGGAAAAG TTTGCAACTTCATCCCGAAGTCATCAATGAAGCAAAACATTAGAAAGCGAAGGCCTCATGAAGATGAGGAGGAGGACAACTCAACATATGGGGGCACATCATTCCCAAGTCAAAGAAAAGCCGCAAAGCCTGATGGCAAGCTGTATTTTTCTAGTGGACCGGCGAAGAGCTCTACATCTGATGGCAGTGCAATCTTTGAGTTCAAGTCTTCGAAAGAAATCCAAGTAGAAAATGATAGCAGAGCAACAGCGACTCTGGAGACTGAGACTGAGTTTTCTAGAGATGCCCGAGCTGTTCGCGAGAGAGTTCTTAAGCAGGCAGAGGAGGCTTTGCAGGGGACGAGCAAAGAGACTGGGAATGAAAAGTTATATAAGGGGATCCATGGTTATACTGACTACAAGGCTGGGTTCCGAAGAGAGCTAACAGTGGCCAGTGAGAAAGCGGGAGGTTCCCATGGGCCTCTCAGAGCTTCTGCGCACATCAGAGCTACCACAAGATTTGATTATCAGCCAGACATTTGTAAGGACTACAAAGAGACTGGTTATTGTGGTTATGGAGATTCCTGCAAATTTATGCATGATCGTGGAGACTACAAATCTGGGTGGCAGATGGAAAGGGAGTGGGAGGAAGCAGAGAAAACACGGAAGAGGAATTTAGCTTTGGGCCAAGATGATGTGGACCAGTCTGAGGAtgatgacgacgacgacgacgaggaTGGCTCGTTGCCATTCGCATGTTTCATCTGCCGGAAACCCTTTGTTGATCCCGTTGTAACCAAGTGCAACCACTACTTCTGTGAGCACTGCGCGCTAAAG CATCATTCGAAGAACAAGAAGTGCTTCGTGTGCAACAAGCCTACTCTTGGCATATTCAATACAGCTCATGAGGTACGGAAAAGGATGGCAGCAGAGGGTAAATAA
- the LOC103433732 gene encoding phospholipase A1 PLIP1, chloroplastic-like, producing the protein MECSSFTFPAFPPSSTLRPKDIFKERIRVRSFYSVNHLCHCINRIHAVPSKLPHSNCSIVPNQLRSFLFCSNTSKYMKMQASMNMMGKFGEGTSDQGAEIKGANWMGGLVALGELWNNIWEQKEVAGEDNAHHEGENDGCGSGGEEGSCVESCSLEENDGEMIDRSYDPESFSRFLVRVPWSDTKLFSKLAFLCNMASVIPEIKAEDLNIYYGLQFVTSSLEKKTMTKVLAAASEMERQEMENDLRSLHYSSPCEWFVCDDSSTSTRCFVIQGMDSVASQQAYLFFEPTKFEGTNIRVHRGIYESAQAMYQQFMPEILEHLHRNGELAKLQFTGHCLGGSIGLLVHMMLLTRKVVKPSTLLPVVTFGSPFVFCGGHKLLDPLGLDATDHIHCVMMHRDVVPRAFSCKYPNHVATLLKHLNGSFQSHPCLIKNKMLYSPIGKLFILQPDEKLSPPHPLLPMGTALYALDNTQSDFSSDIFRAFLNSPHPLETLSDLTAYGSEGTILRDHDSCNYLKAMNNILRQHTRMVARKVRKQRNLLWLLLTSPSPHWSNDEDESGL; encoded by the exons ATGGAGTGCTCTTCATTTACTTTTCCGGCCTTTCCTCCTTCCTCAACTCTAAGGCCAAAAGACATCTTCAAAGAGCGCATTCGTGTCCGAAGTTTTTACTCAGTTAACCATCTTTGTCATTGCATCAACCGCATCCATGCCGTGCCATCAAAATTACCACACAGCAACTGTTCCATTGTCCCAAATCAGCTTAGATcatttttgttttgctcgaaCACGAGTAAGTATATGAAAATGCAGGCTAGCATGAATATGATGGGGAAGTTCGGTGAGGGTACTAGTGATCAAGGGGCGGAAATAAAGGGAGCGAATTGGATGGGGGGGCTTGTGGCACTTGGTGAACTGTGGAACAATATTTGGGAGCAAAAAGAGGTTGCGGGCGAAGACAACGCTCACCATGAGGGTGAAAACGATGGTTGTGGAAGTGGTGGAGAGGAGGGTAGTTGTGTGGAAAGTTGTAGtttagaagaaaatgatggagaAATGATAGACAGATCATACGATCCTGAATCTTTCTCGAGGTTTTTGGTTAGGGTACCATGGTCAGACACTAAGTTATTTTCTAAGCTAGCCTTCTTGTGTAACATGGCCAGTGTGATACCAGAGATCAAG GCCGAGGATTTGAATATATACTATGGCCTACAATTTGTAACATCTTCATTAGAAAAGAAA ACAATGACAAAAGTACTTGCAGCAGCAAGTGAAATGGAAAGACAAGAGATGGAAAATGACCTTAGATCACTCCACTACTCCTCGCCTTGTGAGTGGTTTGTTTGTGATGACTCCAGTACTTCTACTCGTTGCTTTGTGATTCAG GGAATGGACTCCGTTGCATCCCAGCAGGCATACCTCTTTTTCGAACCCACCAAATTTGAG GGGACGAATATACGTGTTCACAGAGGAATCTATGAATCGGCACAGGCTATGTACCAGCAATTCATGCCGGAAATATTGGAACACTTACATAGAAACGGTGAACTCGCAAAGCTTCAATTTACTGGCCATTGTCTTGGAGGAAGCATTGGTCTTTTAGTCCACATGATGCTCCTCACTAGGAAGGTTGTGAAACCCTCTACTCTTTTGCCAGTTGTCACATTTGGATCACCATTTGTGTTCTGCGGAGGCCACAAATTACTTGACCCACTAGGGTTGGATGCGACTGATCACATCCACTGTGTGATGATGCATAGAGATGTTGTCCCTAGAGCTTTCTCCTGCAAATACCCCAACCATGTGGCTACTCTCCTCAAGCATTTAAATGGTTCGTTTCAGTCACACCCTTGTCTGATAAAAAAT AAGATGCTGTACTCTCCAATCGGAAAACTGTTCATTCTCCAACCTGATGAAAAGTTATCTCCTCCACACCCTCTACTCCCCATGGGGACTGCCCTCTATGCCTTGGACAACACGCAATCTGATTTCTCGTCCGATATCTTTAGGGCCTTCTTGAACTCCCCACATCCACTAGAAACCCTTAGTGATCTAACAGCCTATGGTTCAGAAGGTACAATCTTACGCGATCACGACTCATGCAACTATCTAAAGGCTATGAATAATATCCTAAGGCAACACACAAGGATGGTTGCGAGGAAGGTGAGGAAACAGCGGAATCTCCTGTGGCTGCTGCTTACTTCACCATCTCCACACTGGTCCAACGATGAAGATGAAAGTGGTCTGTAG
- the LOC103433731 gene encoding alanine--glyoxylate aminotransferase 2 homolog 2, mitochondrial-like, translating to MHGLIGRRVFSGSAKSLRWQQQRCFSKVAQREEALLQDNGVDGLKMPPCDYTPPPYTGPTADEILAQRKKYLSPSMPYFYDKPLNIVDGKRQYLFDEKGRRYLDGFGGIATVSCGHCHPDVVEAIVNQTKRIQHSTILYLNHAIGDFAQALANKLPGNLKVVFFTNSGTEANELAMLIARLYTGCHDIISLRNAYHGNGAGTMGATAQANWKFNVIQSGVHHAVNPDPYRGVFGSDGEKYAKDVQDLIDFGTSGHVAGFLCEAIQGVGGIVELAPGYLPAVCNSVKKAGGLFIADEVQSGFARTGSNFWGFEGHGVVPDIVTMAKGIGNGIPLGAVVTTPAVADVLTRRNYFNTFGGNPVCTAAGLAVLNVIEKEKLQENALLVGSYLKERLNALKDKYELIGDVRGRGFMLGVELVTDRELKTPAKAETMHVMDKMKDLGVLIGKGGFYGNVFRITPPLCFTKEDADFLADAMDYTISKI from the exons atgcatGGTTTAATAGGGAGAAGGGTATTCTCGGGAAGTGCAAAATCCCTGCGGTGGCAACAACAACGCTGCTTCTCTAAGGTGGCTCAAAGGGAGGAAGCCCTTCTCCAAGACAATGGCGTCGATGGTCTCAAAATGCCCCCCTGCGATTACACCCCTCCGCCGTACACCGGCCCTACCGCCGACGAGATCCTTGCCCAGCGCAAGAAGTATCTTAGCCCCTCCATGCCCTACTTCTACGACAAACCC CTGAACATTGTGGACGGGAAGAGGCAGTACTTGTTCGACGAGAAGGGGCGGAGGTATTTGGACGGATTCGGGGGGATTGCGACGGTGAGCTGCGGGCACTGCCATCCGGACGTGGTGGAGGCCATAGTCAACCAAACCAAGCGCATACAACACTCCACCATCCTCTACCTCAACCACGCCATCGGCGACTTCGCTCAGGCGCTCGCTAACAAGTTGCCCGGCAATCTCAAG GTGGTGTTTTTTACAAACTCGGGGACAGAGGCAAATGAGTTGGCAATGCTGATAGCGCGGTTGTACACTGGATGTCACGATATAATCTCGCTGAGGAATGCATATCATGGCAACGGCGCTGGCACCATGGGAGCCACTGCCCAGGCCAACTGGAAATTCAACGTCATACAG AGTGGAGTTCATCACGCCGTAAATCCGGATCCATACAGAGGAGTTTTTGGTTCAGATGGAGAGAAGTATGCCAAAGATGTCCAGGATCTCATAGACTTTGGAACTTCAGGCCATGTTGCTGGTTTTTTATGTGAAGCTATCCAG GGAGTAGGAGGAATTGTAGAACTAGCTCCAGGTTACTTACCAGCCGTTTGTAATAGCGTGAAGAAAGCTGGAGGACTTTTCATTGCTGATGAAGTCCAATCTGGTTTCGCTCGGACGGGGAGCAACTTCTGGGGATTTGAGGGCCACGGTGTTGTGCCTGACATTGTGACAATGGCAAAG GGAATTGGAAATGGCATTCCCCTTGGTGCTGTGGTAACCACTCCTGCGGTTGCAGATGTCCTAACTCGCCGCAATTACTTCAACACCTTTGGTGGTAACCCAGTGTGTACAGCTGCAGGACTGGCGGTTCTAAACGTGATTGAGAAAGAAAAACTGCAGGAGAATGCGTTGCTCGTGGGATCGTATCTGAAGGAAAGACTCAATGCTCTTAAGGATAAATATGAAC TTATTGGCGATGTGAGGGGAAGAGGATTCATGCTCGGAGTTGAACTTGTTACTGATCGTGAGCTGAAGACACCTGCAAAGGCTGAAACCATGCACGTAATGGACAAGATGAAAG ATTTGGGAGTCTTGATCGGCAAAGGTGGCTTCTACGGAAATGTTTTCAGAATCACACCTCCCCTATGCTTCACCAAGGAAGAtgcag ATTTTCTTGCGGATGCAATGGACTACACGATCTCGAAAATTTGA